A section of the Myxocyprinus asiaticus isolate MX2 ecotype Aquarium Trade chromosome 40, UBuf_Myxa_2, whole genome shotgun sequence genome encodes:
- the LOC127430912 gene encoding olfactory receptor 49-like has product MNTSGPVEYFILEGLKDKSMLPVFFTVYVSILSGNSIIMYLVKTDPKLNTPMYFFLYNLSFSDIVYTSVTIPNILSIFLTEAKTITKTGCFVQMYFFLSTDVTVRALLTVMAYDRYVAICNPLRYTTIMTKQVCLLLIFASWGFGAVTVLPSAIWATQLPYCGPKIVKHMFCDHSSVVILACTDTTRNGFVGLSAALFSLLSTFFLILTSYIYIGKAIKRMGTAEQLKALGTCVSHLIVVCISYVSALCVYISYRVGKFDPDVRIIIAVMYSVITPLLNPIIYSLRNKELQDAMKRAFSRFTIVSKTTRKTVPNSL; this is encoded by the coding sequence ATGAACACCAGCGGGCCAGTAGAATATTTTATCCTTGAAGGACTGAAGGACAAATCCATGCTTCCCGTTTTCTTCACTGTCTATGTTTCTATTCTGAGTGGAAATAGTATAATCATGTACCTAGTTAAAACTGATCCCAAGCTCAACACCCCTATGTATTTTTTCCTTTATAATTTGTCTTTCTCTGACATTGTGTACACATCAGTGACGATCCCCAACATATTGTCAATTTTTCTGACTGAGGCCAAGACCATTACTAAAACAGGTTGTTTTGTACAGATGTACTTTTTTCTCTCAACTGATGTGACAGTACGTGCATTGCTGACTGTTATGGCTTATGACCGATATGTAGCAATCTGCAACCCCCTGCGGTACACAACTATCATGACCAAGCAGGTTTGTCTTCTGTTGATATTTGCTTCTTGGGGTTTTGGGGCCGTCACAGTACTGCCTTCAGCTATCTGGGCTACTCAGCTGCCTTATTGTGGGCCTAAAATAGTTAAACACATGTTTTGTGATCACTCATCAGTAGTGATCCTTGCCTGTACTGACACCACCCGGAATGGCTTTGTGGGTCTATCAGCTGCCCTCTTTTCACTTCTCAGTACATTCTTCCTTATTTTAACATCATATATCTATATTGGCAAAGCTATCAAAAGAATGGGCACTGCAGAGCAGCTTAAAGCTTTAGGCACTTGTGTGTCCCACCTGATAGTGGTGTGTATCTCTTATGTGTCAgccttgtgtgtgtatatctcCTATCGAGTAGGTAAATTTGACCCAGATGTTCGTATAATCATTGCTGTGATGTACTCTGTGATTACACCCCTGCTGAACCCCATAATTTACAGCTTGAGGAATAAAGAGCTTCAAGATGCCATGAAGAGAGCATTTAGCAGATTCACTATTGTCTCAAAAACAACCAGGAAAACAGTTCCCAACTCACTATGA
- the LOC127431359 gene encoding olfactory receptor 52N2-like: MDNLTFRYNILLVEGLKVTPQSSHLAFILLLIAYIFIMVANIGILIQISAEKSLHQPMHILYCNLPLTDVLGTTIIVPHLLKYIFIEPSERYITYVECVIQIFFGHLIGTTSHTVLMIMAFDRYVAICNPLRYPSIMTHSMVVKLSAAAWGVAIVLVGIMLGLTVRLSHCRYVIQNPFCDNASLFKLSCENVVINNVYGLTFTIVLLTSSLGSVAITYLRIAIVCFKSKNKATNSKAIKTCSTHLACYVIMMVSGFTTIFLHRFPELSDSRKLSTILFHFVPPCLNPIIYGLQAKEIRQRIFQLFNRNRVNS; this comes from the coding sequence ATGGACAACCTGACATTCAGATACAACATACTCTTAGTGGAGGGACTGAAAGTTACACCTCAGTCCAGCCATCTTGCATTCATCCTTCTTTTGATTGCTTACATATTTATAATGGTAGCTAACATTGGGATTTTGATTCAGATCTCAGCAGAAAAAAGTTTACACCAGCCCATGCATATTCTTTACTGCAACCTGCCACTGACTGATGTACTTGGCACAACTATTATTGTTCCACACTTGTTGAAGTATATTTTTATAGAACCTTCTGAGCGCTACATCACATATGTGGAGTGTGTTATTCAAATTTTCTTTGGACATTTGATTGGAACAACATCCCACACTGTGCTGATGATCATGGCCTTTGATAGATATGTGGCTATATGTAATCCATTGCGATATCCATCTATAATGACCCATTCTATGGTGGTTAAACTGTCAGCAGCAGCCTGGGGTGTTGCAATTGTTCTGGTGGGAATTATGCTTGGCCTTACTGTGCGTCTGTCTCACTGCAGATATGTGATTCAAAATCCCTTTTGTGACAATGCTTCACTGTTTAAACTTTCTTGTGAAAATGTGGTTATTAATAATGTTTATGGATTAActtttactatagttttactcACCTCCTCATTGGGGAGTGTGGCAATAACATATCTCAGGATTGCAATTGTATgctttaaaagcaaaaataaagcCACAAACAGCAAGGCCATAAAAACCTGCAGTACTCACTTGGCTTGTTATGTAATCATGATGGTCTCTGGATTCACAACCATTTTTCTCCATCGTTTTCCTGAATTATCTGATAGTCGGAAACTATCTACTATATTATTCCATTTTGTACCTCCATGCTTGAATCCCATAATATATGGTCTGCAAGCCAAGGAAATTAGGCAGAGGATTTTTCAACTATTTAATAGAAATAGAGTTAATTCTTAG